GCCCTGGTGCTCGTGGTGAGCGAGGCCTCTGACCCTGATGCCGAGGTCGAGTTCGTGGAGATCTCCGATGGCGGTGGGCCGCACTAGAGGGAGGAGATGATTATGCCGAGCACGGTGGTGCACTTCGAGATCTACGGCGACGAACCAGAGAAGCTCGCGGGCTTCTACAGGGAAGTGTTCGGGTGGAAGATCGACAAGTCGCCCGAGATGGACTACTGGATGATCTACACCGTCCCCTCCGACGAGAGGGGGATGCCGACACAGCCCGGCGGCGTCAACGGGGGCATGATGAAGCGGCCCACGCCCGATGCCCGCGCCTGGCTGAACTACGTCTCGGTGGAGTCGGTTGACGCAACCGTTG
The Armatimonadota bacterium DNA segment above includes these coding regions:
- a CDS encoding VOC family protein, whose amino-acid sequence is MIMPSTVVHFEIYGDEPEKLAGFYREVFGWKIDKSPEMDYWMIYTVPSDERGMPTQPGGVNGGMMKRPTPDARAWLNYVSVESVDATVEQVKALGGQVLRPKSPVPKMGWFCVLADPQMNVFALWQDDPNAA